One part of the Desulfovibrio sp. genome encodes these proteins:
- a CDS encoding pyridoxamine 5'-phosphate oxidase family protein gives MLSHEENIEILNNGTSGVLAVSGDGGYPYAVPLSYAYSDSKIYFHCAQSGHKMDAIAQNQKASFCVISQDNVIPQDFTTHFRSVIAFGKIRILENEVEKRTALEILAAKYSPDHEQGRLKEIDKFFSKVCVVELAIEHMTGKAAIELVRKEHDSTGTPD, from the coding sequence ATGTTGTCTCATGAGGAAAACATTGAAATTCTCAATAACGGAACATCCGGCGTTCTGGCCGTGTCTGGCGACGGGGGGTATCCCTATGCTGTGCCGCTCAGTTATGCATACAGTGATTCAAAAATATACTTTCACTGCGCACAATCTGGTCACAAAATGGACGCCATTGCACAAAACCAGAAGGCTTCATTTTGTGTTATCAGTCAGGATAATGTAATTCCGCAAGATTTCACCACGCACTTTCGAAGCGTCATCGCCTTTGGCAAAATACGTATTCTGGAAAACGAGGTGGAAAAAAGAACAGCCCTCGAAATTTTGGCGGCTAAGTATTCGCCCGACCATGAGCAGGGCAGACTGAAGGAAATAGACAAATTTTTCAGTAAGGTATGTGTCGTAGAGCTTGCCATCGAGCACATGACGGGCAAGGCGGCCATAGAACTGGTCAGAAAGGAACACGACTCCACTGGTACGCCCGATTGA
- the sugE gene encoding quaternary ammonium compound efflux SMR transporter SugE, translating to MSWLILFFAGLLETVWAVGLKYTEGFSRFWPSLMTLAAMAASLWLLSIAMKTLPLGTAYAIWTGIGAVGTVVVGIVLFGESAAVMRLLSVALIVTGMAGLKLFS from the coding sequence ATGAGCTGGCTTATTTTATTTTTTGCAGGGCTGCTGGAAACCGTGTGGGCTGTTGGGTTAAAGTATACCGAGGGGTTTTCGCGCTTTTGGCCAAGTCTTATGACCCTTGCCGCCATGGCCGCAAGCTTGTGGCTTTTGTCCATAGCCATGAAAACACTTCCGTTGGGCACTGCCTATGCGATCTGGACAGGCATTGGTGCGGTGGGCACGGTTGTTGTGGGCATTGTGCTGTTTGGAGAGTCGGCGGCGGTCATGCGTTTGCTCAGTGTCGCCCTGATTGTGACAGGCATGGCCGGGCTAAAGCTGTTTTCATGA
- a CDS encoding Rrf2 family transcriptional regulator gives MVYEPLFILNIFNSEDRRLQFSVGVEYALHSLFYLHGLPQGKVIGIRELSALHGISETYLSKVFTRLRKGGIVRSVPGVKGGYELARPASDISFWDIVEAVEGAAYIFQCAEIRQKNALFNNEYSLTPPKCPCLIKVVMSEAEDKMRNYLRGKSLHWLMDQVTKDFSGQKMQRISDWQNQSSS, from the coding sequence GTGGTCTATGAACCATTATTTATATTAAATATCTTTAATAGCGAGGATAGGCGATTGCAGTTCAGCGTTGGCGTAGAGTACGCCCTTCATTCTCTTTTTTATTTGCATGGGCTCCCGCAGGGCAAGGTTATCGGCATAAGGGAGCTTTCTGCTCTTCATGGTATCTCAGAAACGTACCTGTCGAAAGTGTTCACCCGCCTGCGCAAGGGGGGTATTGTGCGTTCTGTGCCCGGAGTTAAGGGCGGCTATGAGCTGGCGCGCCCCGCGAGCGATATTTCGTTTTGGGATATTGTGGAGGCAGTGGAGGGAGCGGCCTATATTTTTCAGTGCGCGGAAATCCGGCAAAAAAACGCCCTGTTCAACAACGAATATTCCCTTACCCCGCCCAAATGCCCCTGCCTGATCAAGGTGGTCATGTCTGAAGCTGAAGATAAGATGCGCAACTATCTGCGCGGTAAATCTCTTCACTGGCTCATGGATCAGGTGACAAAAGATTTTTCTGGGCAAAAAATGCAGCGCATTTCAGACTGGCAGAACCAGTCGTCCAGCTAG
- a CDS encoding pyridoxamine 5'-phosphate oxidase family protein produces MLSKEFHDVISEEGIVAIVSWGTDEPHVVNTWNSYLIIPDDKTILIPAAGMRKTQANTEVNNKVKLTVGSREAHGKKMGRGFLIEGTAEFLQSGSAYDQMKAKCPFTSRVLVVTVTSIKKTL; encoded by the coding sequence ATGCTTAGTAAAGAATTTCATGATGTTATTTCAGAAGAAGGTATTGTAGCCATTGTAAGCTGGGGCACCGATGAGCCGCATGTGGTCAACACATGGAACTCCTACCTGATTATTCCCGATGACAAGACCATTCTTATTCCCGCTGCCGGCATGCGCAAAACGCAGGCCAACACCGAGGTGAATAACAAGGTAAAGCTGACTGTTGGCAGCAGGGAAGCCCATGGCAAAAAAATGGGCAGGGGTTTTCTTATCGAAGGCACTGCAGAATTTTTGCAGTCTGGATCGGCATATGACCAGATGAAAGCAAAGTGCCCCTTTACCAGCCGCGTTCTTGTAGTGACTGTGACATCCATCAAAAAAACGCTTTAG
- a CDS encoding methyl-accepting chemotaxis protein, whose translation MFKECSIKWKVLGVALLGPLVIAVIMAWERLDDIHSGAEDAILEKSRTIVLMAEATRNEMARKLELGIMKPFDQLPADKVLDAVPVVTAMRMAAQNSKEAGYEFRVPKVQPRNPVNTPTELELKVLKQLEDKGLSELVIREPDKIRFFRPIRLTKECLFCHGNPAGEKDAIGGTKEGWKEGEIHGAFEVISSLEKANKQTAMAKISVTAWTAGTLALLAAIAWMLLRSGIINPLDRIRKFAGAVAQGNLNARPDGEFHAELADVKDAIETMVGNLKVKMDEADARGKEAAEQAVRAENALVVANQQGERVSTLLTHMQTVARQAITIAQQVSQSAEALATQVGQVTSGARQQQTRSSETATAMEEMNATVLEVARSSASSAASVDQARTMAARGEQVVIEAVNAIRAVHTQTSELQGAISNLGSQAEGISRIMNVISDIADQTNLLALNAAIEAARAGDAGRGFAVVADEVRKLAEKTMQATNEVGSAIQSIQQGTQASLQGMEKAAQAVEQATSLAHQSGEALKQIVVLTEDNSDQVRSIATAAEQQSATSEEINRAVDDVSRIATETVNGMAQAGTAVTRLAELVHDLEGLIDKLEAAGKGHDK comes from the coding sequence ATGTTCAAAGAGTGCAGCATCAAGTGGAAAGTCCTTGGCGTGGCCCTGCTCGGCCCGCTGGTTATTGCTGTTATCATGGCCTGGGAAAGGCTGGATGACATCCACAGTGGCGCTGAAGACGCCATTCTGGAAAAAAGCCGTACCATCGTGCTGATGGCTGAGGCCACTCGCAACGAGATGGCCCGCAAGCTCGAGCTGGGCATAATGAAGCCTTTTGACCAGCTGCCAGCCGACAAGGTTCTTGATGCTGTTCCTGTGGTCACGGCCATGCGCATGGCTGCCCAGAATTCAAAGGAAGCTGGCTACGAATTCAGGGTTCCCAAGGTGCAGCCCCGCAACCCTGTAAACACTCCCACAGAGCTTGAACTCAAGGTGTTGAAGCAGCTTGAAGATAAGGGGCTGTCGGAATTAGTTATTCGCGAACCAGACAAGATCCGCTTTTTCCGTCCCATCCGGCTCACCAAGGAATGCCTTTTCTGCCACGGCAACCCCGCGGGAGAAAAAGACGCCATTGGCGGCACCAAGGAAGGCTGGAAAGAAGGCGAAATTCACGGAGCATTTGAAGTTATCAGCTCGCTGGAAAAGGCCAACAAGCAAACTGCCATGGCCAAAATCAGCGTTACAGCGTGGACGGCTGGCACACTTGCTCTGCTGGCAGCTATTGCATGGATGTTGCTGCGCAGCGGCATAATCAATCCGCTTGATCGTATCAGAAAATTTGCTGGCGCTGTTGCCCAGGGCAACCTCAACGCCCGTCCTGACGGAGAATTCCACGCAGAGCTTGCCGATGTGAAAGATGCCATTGAGACCATGGTGGGCAACCTCAAGGTCAAGATGGACGAGGCCGACGCCCGTGGCAAGGAAGCAGCGGAACAGGCTGTGCGCGCAGAAAATGCTCTTGTAGTGGCCAACCAGCAGGGAGAACGCGTTTCAACCCTTCTGACCCATATGCAGACTGTGGCCCGTCAGGCCATAACGATCGCGCAACAGGTTTCGCAGTCGGCAGAGGCCCTTGCCACACAGGTTGGGCAGGTCACCTCTGGCGCGCGGCAGCAGCAAACCCGGTCTTCTGAAACTGCCACAGCCATGGAAGAAATGAACGCAACGGTCCTTGAAGTTGCGCGCAGCTCTGCCAGTTCGGCTGCCAGCGTTGACCAGGCCCGCACCATGGCCGCCCGGGGTGAACAGGTGGTTATTGAAGCCGTAAACGCCATTCGCGCTGTACACACCCAGACCAGCGAACTGCAGGGTGCCATCTCAAACCTTGGCAGCCAGGCCGAGGGAATCAGCCGCATCATGAACGTTATTTCCGACATTGCAGACCAGACCAACCTGCTTGCGCTCAATGCCGCCATTGAAGCGGCCCGAGCTGGCGATGCCGGTCGGGGCTTTGCCGTTGTTGCCGACGAAGTGCGCAAACTGGCAGAAAAAACCATGCAGGCCACTAACGAAGTAGGCTCGGCCATCCAGTCCATTCAGCAGGGTACGCAAGCCAGCCTGCAGGGTATGGAAAAGGCAGCCCAGGCTGTTGAACAGGCCACATCGCTTGCGCACCAGTCCGGCGAGGCTCTCAAGCAGATTGTGGTTCTTACTGAAGACAATTCAGATCAGGTTCGCTCTATTGCCACCGCCGCCGAACAGCAGTCTGCCACCAGCGAAGAAATCAACCGCGCGGTTGACGATGTAAGCCGCATCGCCACCGAGACTGTTAACGGCATGGCCCAGGCGGGCACTGCTGTTACGCGCCTTGCCGAGCTTGTGCATGATCTCGAGGGCCTCATCGATAAACTTGAAGCCGCAGGCAAGGGCCACGACAAGTAA
- a CDS encoding periplasmic heavy metal sensor has translation MKSSKIILPILLAATMIGTAVYSTTAAAMDGKMGMGGCGMMGGSEMGPMMPHMGMGAIPPGMVKHVKGQLKPEQMAPFDAALKDYSKKLDPLQQALFVKHEELKALQHAANPDVKAVSKTATELAQLVSKIKSEREAFEDKITKDFGIKDLHGGMMGGMMGGGMMGGGMMGGMKHDAMGQTPPAADPAPTGHEGHKQ, from the coding sequence ATGAAATCTTCAAAAATTATTCTTCCCATCCTTTTGGCCGCCACAATGATTGGCACCGCTGTCTATTCAACAACAGCGGCAGCCATGGACGGCAAAATGGGGATGGGAGGTTGCGGCATGATGGGTGGTTCTGAAATGGGCCCCATGATGCCGCATATGGGAATGGGGGCAATCCCCCCCGGTATGGTAAAGCATGTCAAAGGTCAGCTGAAGCCCGAACAGATGGCCCCGTTTGACGCGGCCCTCAAGGATTACAGCAAAAAACTTGATCCCCTTCAGCAGGCCCTGTTTGTAAAACATGAGGAACTGAAAGCCCTGCAGCATGCGGCAAACCCCGATGTGAAGGCTGTAAGCAAGACTGCCACCGAGCTTGCGCAGCTTGTCAGCAAAATCAAGTCAGAGCGTGAAGCCTTTGAAGACAAGATCACAAAAGATTTTGGCATCAAAGACCTGCACGGCGGTATGATGGGCGGCATGATGGGCGGCGGTATGATGGGCGGCGGTATGATGGGCGGTATGAAGCATGATGCCATGGGCCAGACTCCTCCGGCTGCAGACCCGGCTCCCACCGGGCATGAAGGGCACAAGCAGTAA
- a CDS encoding multicopper oxidase family protein → MLAIGADLGLFALPQAATGNFGSARLPVPGRQGLFGLLTPEGKLTLTAAEVKGALPATGAPMLVYSARHKGEAYLNPVLVLRKGQPFEATLVNSLQEPTIIHWHGVDCPWKQAGHPSYAIGPNGSYEYSFPITNRAGTYWYHPHPHGLTAKQAYMGLASFFIVRDDEEEALAKELDLQLGETDIPMVIQDKRLTHQGLLDYSPSRDDLMMGYLGDTILVNGQSSPTLKTSTRLYRFRLLNGSTARIYNLSFVADGRQLPFLLIGNDGGFLPAPQQTDGLFLAPGERADVLLDMSSLAPGQEVFLQNMPFDSMHNEGDMMGMGGMMNMGHAVGGASMNHAQGGEGHVMSAGGHGGGHGTHGVLEEGVSYPIARLLVDRAVVYTRKPPTRLPDMPEPPSGGLERPISLAMRHMGGWTINDLTFDMDSAPIVVNRRGPEIWHISNAKASMPHPMHLHGYFYRVQQRSGSPEQVKKRAVDAQGRLATDLGYKDTVLVWPGETVSVSIDFSRPQYPGEQLFLFHCHNLEHEDQGMMLNVRVV, encoded by the coding sequence ATGCTCGCCATTGGGGCCGATCTTGGCCTGTTTGCACTGCCTCAAGCCGCAACCGGCAACTTCGGCTCTGCCCGGTTACCTGTGCCGGGCAGGCAAGGTCTGTTTGGTCTGCTGACCCCCGAAGGAAAGCTCACCCTTACGGCTGCGGAGGTTAAAGGAGCCCTGCCAGCCACAGGCGCGCCCATGCTTGTCTATTCGGCCAGGCATAAAGGAGAGGCGTACCTGAATCCTGTTCTTGTGCTGCGCAAGGGGCAACCTTTTGAAGCAACGCTTGTAAACAGTCTGCAAGAGCCCACCATAATTCACTGGCATGGCGTAGATTGCCCCTGGAAGCAGGCAGGGCATCCATCATACGCCATTGGGCCAAACGGCAGTTATGAATACTCATTCCCCATCACCAACCGGGCCGGTACCTACTGGTATCATCCACACCCTCACGGCCTGACAGCAAAACAGGCCTACATGGGGTTGGCTTCCTTCTTCATAGTACGCGATGATGAGGAAGAAGCCCTTGCCAAAGAGCTTGATCTGCAGCTGGGCGAAACGGATATTCCCATGGTGATTCAGGACAAGCGCCTTACCCACCAGGGACTTCTTGATTATTCTCCATCAAGGGATGACCTGATGATGGGCTACCTGGGAGACACCATACTGGTCAACGGGCAGAGCAGCCCCACACTCAAAACTTCTACGCGACTGTACCGCTTCCGCCTGCTCAATGGATCAACCGCACGCATTTACAACCTTTCGTTTGTTGCAGACGGCAGGCAGCTTCCCTTCCTGCTGATCGGCAACGATGGGGGCTTTCTGCCTGCGCCGCAGCAGACTGACGGCCTGTTTCTTGCGCCGGGAGAACGTGCGGACGTGCTGCTGGACATGAGCTCGCTTGCCCCGGGGCAGGAAGTATTTCTCCAGAACATGCCTTTTGATTCCATGCACAATGAAGGCGACATGATGGGAATGGGCGGCATGATGAACATGGGGCATGCCGTGGGTGGCGCCTCCATGAATCACGCTCAGGGTGGTGAAGGTCACGTCATGAGCGCGGGTGGACATGGCGGCGGCCACGGAACGCATGGTGTGCTGGAAGAAGGCGTCAGTTACCCCATTGCGCGGCTGTTGGTTGATAGGGCAGTGGTGTATACCAGAAAACCGCCAACGCGTTTGCCCGACATGCCCGAGCCGCCCTCCGGAGGGCTGGAGCGCCCCATCAGCCTGGCAATGCGTCACATGGGGGGCTGGACCATTAATGACCTGACCTTTGATATGGATAGTGCCCCCATCGTTGTTAACAGGCGTGGGCCGGAAATCTGGCATATCAGCAATGCCAAGGCCAGCATGCCTCACCCCATGCATCTTCATGGGTACTTTTACCGGGTGCAGCAAAGAAGCGGCAGCCCCGAACAGGTTAAAAAGCGGGCTGTGGATGCTCAAGGGCGGCTGGCTACGGACCTCGGCTACAAGGATACCGTACTGGTCTGGCCCGGCGAGACTGTTTCTGTGAGCATAGATTTTTCACGCCCGCAATATCCGGGAGAGCAGTTATTCCTCTTCCATTGCCATAACCTTGAACACGAAGATCAAGGCATGATGCTTAATGTCAGGGTGGTCTAA
- a CDS encoding alpha/beta hydrolase: MIALLKKVVVMCAAGLACGFVSVAHAMDKPADADNFYKSTNVKMQKVGFKNQYDMTVAGNLFLPANVKKDEQLPAIVVGHPMGAVKEQSATLYATKMAELGFVTLAIDLSFWGESEGQPRNAVSPDIYAEDFSAAVDYLGTRPFVNREKIGVIGICGSGGFAISAAKIDPRLKAVATISMYDMGGANRNALRHSLTLEQRKQILEEAAAQRYQEFSGKPAKYTSGTVDELKADAHPIEREFYEFYRTPRGEYTPKGSSRLLTTHPTLTSNVKFMNFYPFNDMETISPRPLLFIAGEDAHSIEFSEEAYNLAAEPKELFIVPGAGHVDLYDRVSLIPFGKLNDFFAKALGK; the protein is encoded by the coding sequence ATGATAGCCTTGTTAAAGAAAGTTGTTGTGATGTGTGCTGCAGGGTTGGCTTGTGGATTTGTCAGTGTCGCCCACGCTATGGACAAGCCGGCTGATGCTGACAACTTTTATAAAAGCACGAATGTAAAAATGCAGAAGGTGGGTTTTAAAAACCAGTATGACATGACTGTTGCCGGTAACCTATTTTTGCCTGCCAATGTAAAAAAAGACGAGCAGCTTCCCGCAATAGTTGTGGGGCATCCCATGGGGGCGGTTAAGGAACAGAGCGCAACCCTTTACGCAACAAAGATGGCAGAATTGGGGTTTGTCACACTGGCCATCGATCTTTCATTTTGGGGCGAAAGTGAGGGACAACCCAGAAATGCGGTTTCACCCGACATATATGCAGAAGATTTTAGCGCAGCCGTTGACTATCTTGGCACCCGGCCCTTTGTGAATCGAGAAAAAATTGGCGTGATTGGCATTTGCGGCAGCGGCGGCTTTGCAATCAGCGCTGCGAAGATTGATCCGCGCCTCAAGGCTGTTGCCACAATCAGCATGTACGACATGGGCGGAGCAAACCGTAATGCCCTCAGACATTCTCTGACTCTGGAACAGAGAAAACAGATACTTGAGGAGGCGGCAGCGCAGCGCTATCAGGAGTTTTCCGGCAAGCCCGCAAAGTACACAAGCGGCACAGTCGACGAGCTGAAAGCCGATGCACACCCCATTGAACGCGAGTTTTACGAATTTTACCGCACCCCCCGTGGGGAGTATACCCCCAAGGGGTCTTCACGCCTGCTCACGACACATCCTACGCTGACCAGCAACGTTAAATTCATGAATTTTTATCCCTTCAATGACATGGAAACCATTTCTCCCCGCCCCTTGCTGTTTATCGCGGGTGAGGATGCGCATTCCATTGAATTTAGCGAAGAAGCGTACAATCTGGCGGCAGAGCCCAAGGAGTTGTTTATTGTGCCGGGAGCAGGTCATGTTGACTTGTACGACCGGGTTTCGCTCATCCCCTTTGGCAAGCTGAACGACTTTTTTGCAAAGGCCCTTGGCAAATGA